The Gemmatimonadota bacterium region TTCCAAGGACACCATCCCCCAAAACCGGCTGTCGTAACTGCTGTCGCGATTATCTCCCATTACAAAAATGTGTCCTGGTGGCACTGTGCGAGGTCCGTAGTTGTCACGCGGGCTGTGCTGTTTGTGTTCTACTCTGGGGTCTTCGTGCTTAACACCTTCTGGATTTTCAAATCGCTTTCCATCTACATATACAATTTTGTTTTTGATTTCCACTGTTTGCCCTTCAACCGCAATACACCGCTTGATAAAATCGCGCGATTCATCTCGGGGGAATTCAAAAATCACCAGATCCCCCGGTTGAGGGGTTGAAAATCCCGGTACGCGAAATGAGGGCAATTTGGTATTCAGTATGGGCACGCGGTCGGGTATTTGCGTGCCGAAGGTCAGTTTATCACCCAGTACGTAATCGCCTTCTAATAGTGTATTTTCCATCGATCCCGAAGGGATATGATACGCTTGTACCAGCGTTCCCCGAATCAAAATGGCTAAAAATATGGCGATTCCCAATTCTCGCAGCATGCTTCGTTTTCGCTTCTTTTTGATGTTTCTTTTGAACATAGTCCTTCCCTTGTGAATTACTGGGTTGTGATATGGCTCCGCGTGGGAGGGGAACTGGCCTGACTGCTTTCTTCAACGATTTTGCGAAAAATAAGTTCGTTCGGGTTGGCCCGTTTCAGCAGATTTGTTTGCTGCGAGCGAAATATCGAGGCTGCGCAAACCGTCTTCAAAGTCAGATAAAATTCCCGATCCATCTCCCGAACGAATTGCAGCCATGAATACTTCGTCAATATCTTCCGATTCGAGCATTTCGCCGACCTCAGTCGCACCGCCCGGAAATACGGTTACACCATTTCCATCGACGGTCGCTCGCATATCGCGCATGATTATATCAATGCCATTTGAGCCACCGCCATTGCGGAGAACGCATGTGGAACTCAGCGTGCCCACAGCACCATTTTCAAATTGGAGCGATAGAGCATATACATCGGGGATATCGAGATTTTCGACATCGTTCAATGCGCGGGTGGCGTAATACGCGTGTACTTCTGCAACATCGCCTACGAGATAACGCAATAAGTCGATCTGATGCGTGGTCTGTTCGACAATTTGTCCGCCCGACTGCGCCATCACGCGCCACCACGGCGTGCCCGGCAAACCGCCCCAGCGATAGGCCAGGGCCATGGCGACGGTCTTATCTTTCAAAAATTCACGCCCCTGTTTTGCCCAGCCTGTATATCGCTGTTGATAGCCCACAGAGGTCAGTACGCCGGATT contains the following coding sequences:
- a CDS encoding Gfo/Idh/MocA family oxidoreductase, giving the protein MGINVGFVGAGGRARSHMRALANIEDVEIVAICDIKEETAQSATSEFGGTAYTDYRVMLDSENLTAMYVVVPTFAHYDAEILAAQQGVHMLLEKPVVPSMEKGLEILEAVQKSGVLTSVGYQQRYTGWAKQGREFLKDKTVAMALAYRWGGLPGTPWWRVMAQSGGQIVEQTTHQIDLLRYLVGDVAEVHAYYATRALNDVENLDIPDVYALSLQFENGAVGTLSSTCVLRNGGGSNGIDIIMRDMRATVDGNGVTVFPGGATEVGEMLESEDIDEVFMAAIRSGDGSGILSDFEDGLRSLDISLAANKSAETGQPERTYFSQNR
- the lepB gene encoding signal peptidase I, which produces MFKRNIKKKRKRSMLRELGIAIFLAILIRGTLVQAYHIPSGSMENTLLEGDYVLGDKLTFGTQIPDRVPILNTKLPSFRVPGFSTPQPGDLVIFEFPRDESRDFIKRCIAVEGQTVEIKNKIVYVDGKRFENPEGVKHEDPRVEHKQHSPRDNYGPRTVPPGHIFVMGDNRDSSYDSRFWGMVSLEKVKAHPLFIYYSWDSQKPLWNIFQKIRWSRLGLVE